A part of Neovison vison isolate M4711 chromosome 6, ASM_NN_V1, whole genome shotgun sequence genomic DNA contains:
- the LOC122910323 gene encoding keratin-associated protein 19-7-like: protein MSYYSNCYGGLGYGYGGFGGLGCGRGWGCGSFHRRGCGWGCGWGCRGYRYGCCRPSCYGSYGFSGFY, encoded by the coding sequence ATGAGCTACTACAGCAACTGCTATGGAGGCCTGGGCTACGGCTATGGAGGTTTTGGTGGCCTGGGCTGTGGCCGTGGCTGGGGATGTGGCAGCTTCCACAGACGGGGTTGTGGCTGGGGCTGCGGCTGGGGCTGCAGAGGCTACAGATATGGCTGCTGCCGCCCATCTTGCTATGGAAGTTATGGATTCTCTGGCTTCTACTAA